The following coding sequences lie in one Rutidosis leptorrhynchoides isolate AG116_Rl617_1_P2 chromosome 6, CSIRO_AGI_Rlap_v1, whole genome shotgun sequence genomic window:
- the LOC139853620 gene encoding protein SMALL AUXIN UP-REGULATED RNA 12-like: MATPIPAKKRNKISQIVRLKQVMQRWRRRCITNDAFTSDSDSDSDSDHDSSANHQRMPSAGNLAVYVGSERRRFIIPTRFLNLPVFVSLLNKAAEEFGFQTTGGLIIPCEVRFFKKLVKVLDQNENGFSTLDLDDFSAMFSDLSMDANSHCKDVNNSNCYTFTPLLQKARV, from the coding sequence ATGGCAACTCCGATTCCGGCCAAAAAACGTAACAAAATCAGCCAAATCGTCCGCCTGAAACAAGTCATGCAGCGATGGCGTCGCCGTTGCATCACAAACGATGCCTTCACCTCCGATTCCGATTCCGATTCCGATTCCGACCACGACTCCTCTGCCAATCACCAACGCATGCCTTCCGCTGGAAACCTAGCCGTTTACGTCGGCTCCGAACGCCGTCGTTTCATCATTCCGACGCGCTTCCTCAACCTGCCGGTGTTCGTTTCATTACTCAACAAAGCCGCAGAAGAATTCGGATTCCAAACCACCGGCGGATTAATCATCCCTTGCGAAGTCAGATTCTTCAAAAAATTGGTGAAAGTTTTGGATCAGAATGAGAACGGATTCTCAACGCTTGATTTAGATGATTTCTCGGCGATGTTTTCGGATTTATCGATGGATGCTAATTCACATTGTAAGGATGTTAACAATTCAAATTGTTATACCTTTACTCCTTTGTTGCAGAAAGCTAGGGTTTGA